CACATGAAGTGGCACCAGTGCCAACGGCGCTGATCCCCCCCCCCGGAGCAACCGTCATCATCGGACACAATGGACAGCtaagagaagtgtgtgtgtgtgtgtgtgtgtgtgtgtgtgtgtgtgtgtgtgtgtgagtggcaaATTCAGAAAAAGATTGTGCCGCTGTTTCGGccgctaaacctgcacaaataaataatcaaagaGTTGTGCTActgtgtatagcagactgtaACACAcaattgctatgtataacagaccgttgctacatataacagactattgctacgtataacagaccgttgctatgtataacagaccgttgctacgggcgcagttctgatgatcgactctggtggaccgtttttgtgtcaaattatagaTTTCTTCAGTAAATAGCTGTGTattaagcgggataatgtacagctagtaggtcattgttgtgaaataaaccccgacagggcgatgaaTGCAGCATTGCCCTGTCAgggattatttcacaacaacaacCGGCATGCTGTACATTATCTTTTACTTATTATTCATTCATCTATCCAGCATCATATTAGAATTGAAAGTTCCACCTTGAACAGACATTATGTATATTTAAGTACATTGTCCTGATAATACctacaataataaaaggaaatactttttaCAAAGACATATtagaacatatatatatacagtataagaggcAGTGAGATAAATATAGAAGCAGAGTTGGATACTATAAAAAATTGCAaaggcatttatttttaatattgcaCATATTGTATTGATTGAAGTATTGCACTTGttattgcactttttgtgaGAGAGTaatacacctgccaagtgtgaagtagatcagatgagcggttctcgagatatgcgaggGACATACCCACgtacagacagagattcctttcTTTCTAGATAgactagtgcagtgcctgttcGGAGTGCATGCCCGTCCAGAACGGGCCGATTGATCGGCCCCCAGTAGTGCTGCTTGCACGATGTTGAGAACCCCGGTGTGGCTGCTTGTACCCACCAAGTGTGAATTGGATTACagagattcattcattcataattcCATGATACTGCTACAGCACCCCatattggccaaatggcaccaaatttgcCATGGTCACTCCGACATCCTATCTACACATATCTACCCAATGTGGTGCAATAGCATTAAGGcagatgagcggttctcgagatatacGAGGGACATAcccacatacagacagagattcctctcTTTAcagtttaatgtgtttttactgCTGCCGAATGACAATACAATATCCGAGTTACTTTGCGTTGAGATATAGTAGAACATATTTATCTACAGGAACCTTTTTTCGGATTTAAAACACTTTTCTAGGAGTCggagagaaaaatataaaaggTTGGAAGGAAAATCATTGAACAATCTTTAAAATGTAAGTGAAAAATGCATCACAAACCAGCCTGCTAAACCAGAAGCTGttaagttaaataaaaaaaagattaagaaTATGAATAAGTGTTCAATGCCACCTACTGTATCGGTAGATATGATACTCGGTACCAAAAAAGTATTGAGGTTTGATGCTCAGCCCTTATTTTAACACACTTTTGCTTAAACTATTTCTTCCACAATTTAATAAACTTCACAATAATGAACATATGAAGTCTCAGTAACTCAACTTTGACCAAACACGTAGTTTCTAACTTGAACACATTAAAGTCAAGTTTTAGGATCTGACGTTTCTGAATGCCCTCGGTATTATAATCCATGAACTGATTCTTACTGCGGGCTCATTTTACATAACAGATACCTTTTCAGGTACATCCTGAAAGTCTTGTCTCGTAAGCCATAGATGATTGGACTAATGGATCGTGGAAGGACCTGTACAATAATGTAACAAGCGAACAGGGAGTCTGGGTAATTCTTTGGGAACCATTGCAGCAGAGCCTCTTTTAACAGGGGTGTTGTGTATCCTGCCATACAAAGCAGCACCTGAAACCCATGGAGGAGGATTGTGTTTCTGGCCTTTTTAGCATCTTTGCTAGCTGTTTGTGCTGTGAACAGAATTCTGAAGTAAGTGTAAACGATAACAACCCAAACTATAACCAGATACACAATATAGGTCATATCTCTCTTCTTGATGATGAGGGGATTTGGGAAGACAGTTTCTCTGAGACAGAAGACTCGGGAGTGAAAGAAGTCCAGCGGCTCCGTGGCCAAAGTGAAGAACAGATCAGGAAGACCAGACAATAAGCTCATCGCCCAGATTAAACCAATCAGCATTAACGTTCTCTTGATGGTACAGATCTGCATGTGGCGAAGGGGGATGCAGATGGCGATGTAGCACTCCACCGCCATGCAAGCCAGGTTCAGAGGGGTGTTTTCAGAGGTGAAAACAACAAGCAGGATGAAGGCGCAACAGATGGAGACATTTATTTTGTAGAGGATGTAGCTGATGATGAACAGCAGGACCGTCAGCGTCACTTGGATCATGTCGTTGATCACCAGGTGAATAAAAAGGATGTAGCGTGGATTCATGTAGAAGATCTGACGGTTGGAAAAAAGAGTGAAGATTTGTTTTAGAGCAGTGGTTTTTTAAACCTTTCAGGTCAAGGACCtgtaaactgacacaaattagaccactgACTACCATTTGATTCAGTCCGAGGGTCTCCCATCTGACATGCTTTTTGCCTTTACAGAAAATGTATGAAACctatgaccaaaatagtcatactttcttttattgtgttacttatggatgggattatagtgaaaataaatgatcccCCTTTTTGCTGTGAACCCCCCTGGAACCCCTCaagacccctgggggtccccagtCCCCACTTTGAAACCCATTGTTCAACTGTACAAGTAGAACGAATAGCAACACTAACATTAACTTGATGTTTGTTCCATTTCTGACAATCTGCTGTGAAATCATTAAACTATGAATACTTTTAAATCCAGCACAGATTAGGGTTGGACATGACAACATATACCAAGAGACAATAAAAACTTTTCTCTGTACTTTGGCAGGATTTAATTAACAAAAGCACATATTaccattgttttgtttaaatctataaatttcctcccatgttaaatccagcatggtaaacactacacatccagtaaagcaggggttctcaaccttttgcaactgaaggcccacttgtgattgtcaaaacatttccgaggaccaccttcccaaataaatgagtaaaaaacttaacatgtttatacaacaaataataaactgggctgtagatatgtgttatgccactgtcagctgtaatgaccaaaatacatattctgcttaccctcagtgagacacttaggcttgcctctgggaaataatgagatcaagtcgtggtgggatgggtgagaggctgacacgcagagtagcattcaaggttgctttcagtttgttccttgcCTTTGATTTTGTGATAGTCACAACCCTGACTCACATAAATAGGTGGTGgtgaaaggcaacagaaatttgattgcccgttttgacagagagggatattgacTGGCAGCCAGTATCCAGATTGAAGCAAGGTCTACTTgtgtgagctgaagcttcaggctgctgtctgctgatagttccatcagttcattttccaacacagtggagaaagctatgtcttctgaagcaggatccacagcgaaagggtccaaaatccaaaggtttccatctcgtgcatcttctgggaagtagtctgtaaactttcctgacaactgagtcaaatgctgggttataacactggatatgttgacatgaggagtggcttccaaagtttcacttaggagtgaaaacacgtcaaatcgtccctacttgactcttctgttccacagaataagttttttcttgaagccctcaattttgtctgaaaccaaaaacactgCTGTTTCTGCCTTGCATTGATATATTGAGCTGATTTAACTGGTCAAATATATCTGATAAGTAGGCCAGTTTTGCACAAAAGTTACCATCAGTGTAATGCTCAGCAAGAGGGGAGTGCTGCTCTTCCAGAAATATGTGCACTTCTTCTCTCAGTTCAAAAAGCACGAATCCtaatttaatgtattcagggtcatatttcctcaccacatgCTTCGGCGCTTTTACTGgcgcagggttgtctcccacatcactttttcgctttaaaaaacgatccattttgtctcactgcatccgagaacgttagctagctaacagtggcaaacacgtttgtctctacctgatgatgtttggtgtttttacacgAGGCCTATTAAAGGAGGTTAGGTCACACTTAATCAACGCGCCTTCGGGgtaccgcacatgcgcagtaatatctgctctgcactcgccgaaattgagccgatcgcaacgcacgaccgcagctccagttatactgcgcatgtgttatacccaatacaagacccgtgtccgcccgtgtctcagcctccttcaataggctttggttttacagcagctggcatcttacctcctttaggttttacctgttcactttgctaaataataataaaaaaataatctagtacCACTGTCTCCGGGcacactagatggcgctctgcAGCACACCGGTGGGCCGCGGCACACTGGTTGAGAATGgctgcagtaaaggatggaaacactttgggtttcacacattaccaaGAAAAcaaactctgtcatggacaggaaacgttatcgtatcgcggtaacgtgcggtccagccggccgtcgctctcatctctgtggtcaaatgggccgacgctacaactgtagagcacccatatactgacatttatgttctctgcattcaaacggcccagatggagctgaccatggatggataaagagaacggagctgatgggagagctagagaccatctttgagaagttagaggaagtagacacgtgggactacgtccactttcaaaataaggtgttggaactgtatatacaaaatacatctatggaaataagattgattggattatattcaccagaagtataaaacattacatgtcttattaagaaaataccactaatttgtgagaaaagatttaataattaattcctgacaatgactgatagatttgacttcaggacatctctgactacatacatgttgaaaatcaaacatttttactggattcatttagaggtTTTCCAAactaaaagtccctagaagtgtatgattcaactttttcccatggtctagtggtaAACAAGTcaacaacaatcacaataaatcagaaTACTTGAAAAACGCAACACATATTGAATCAGCGCTCAAGcatggtgatagtattgaatcaggagatagatgAATTGTCCCAGTCCTACTATATAGTGCTATTGTGTGATATGATTATATACTGTGGTAGAAAATTATCAATATTGTGATCAATATAATAATTATGAAACAGAACCTCCTGTATGAAGATTAAATAgatagtaaaaataaaaatgtagaaGGCTACACATGTTATTTAAATGTGTcaggtatttatttaattgacaTTAAATATGTTCTGCTGTTAGTAACAGACATTGACTcattaatttaaatatgttttcttagCATATTTCTTCAGTAAATCTATCCAGCCCGCATTAAATACTGAGGTTCTGTTATGGCCGTCGGCGTTCGGTACCGCCACACACAGCACCCTCCAGCGTCGGTATGAAACGCagcaggctttccattaactataatgtaaacctatccgcggcaacagtaaacgctcagggatAATATGCCAGGAGTGTGGTGaagtagtttaaagagcgaggtggggggtccaacaaacacaagacgtCTGTTCGTGCCCCATGTTGTGTCCCAGTGATATTTTCAccgtacaaacgtagtagttttaagcacaaccatgtatttctttcctaaacctaactatagtgcttttgttgcctaatcctaaagtgacgccaagcgGCGTAACGCCAAGCGGCGTGaaaaagcggcggtatgtgacgagttgggatgagaacgtatTGATCTATCATCAGTGTTTTCATGTAATGAAAGGAATGTCCTACCTGGTGTTTACGAAAGGTGTGGATGAGGCTTGCATTGATGTAGTTGATGGAGATGCCGAGAACCACAACAATCACATTCTTGATCACAGCTTTAGTAAAAGAGTCTCGATACTCTATAACCACGGTCATATTGACAGATGACTCGCCCATCTCTAACAAAGGAGAAAACAGGATAGTAAATATGGACAATGATTTAAAGGAAATGCATTATTAATCCACATGTGAGACAATCACAACAACATGCACAGTCCTCAGATTTAAAACCACAGATTCCCCCAAAAAAACGTATTATTATAT
This portion of the Sebastes fasciatus isolate fSebFas1 chromosome 1, fSebFas1.pri, whole genome shotgun sequence genome encodes:
- the LOC141778312 gene encoding odorant receptor 131-2-like; this translates as MGESSVNMTVVIEYRDSFTKAVIKNVIVVVLGISINYINASLIHTFRKHQIFYMNPRYILFIHLVINDMIQVTLTVLLFIISYILYKINVSICCAFILLVVFTSENTPLNLACMAVECYIAICIPLRHMQICTIKRTLMLIGLIWAMSLLSGLPDLFFTLATEPLDFFHSRVFCLRETVFPNPLIIKKRDMTYIVYLVIVWVVIVYTYFRILFTAQTASKDAKKARNTILLHGFQVLLCMAGYTTPLLKEALLQWFPKNYPDSLFACYIIVQVLPRSISPIIYGLRDKTFRMYLKRYLLCKMSPQ